In the genome of Coxiella burnetii, the window AACGTATCTTTCTACGTAGCAAGTGCGATCGCCGTACCAAGGGTTGTATCGGCAATGACGAACGTAAGTTACTTGTCGGCAAGCATAATCATGGCTTGCAGCCGCACCTGCCATCATTCCCAATGCTGTTCCAAAAACAAGACCAGCAACGAGAAGGCCACCACCATGGTGATAGTGATGGTGATAATGGGGATAGTAATGACCATAGGCGTAAGAAGGCGTCACCGCAAAAACGCTAGTGATAGCCACTAATCCCGCCAGGGTGCTTACTAATTTTTTCTTAATTTTCATAAAGTTACCGACTCTTTCTATTAATGTTCCGCAATAGCGCAACGGGGTAATATTACCTTATCGCGATAAAATGTGCAATTTTTAAGCACGCCCGCTGCCCCTCAAACGACTGTTTTTCGCAATCATGGCAAATGCCATAAATCGTCAGGTTATGGTCCGTCATTCTGAATTTAGATTTCTTCGCAATGACGGCTTGGCGATCCTCTATTAGAGCATCTACAAACTCTTCCACTTTGCTGCAATGCACGCACACCAAATGATCATGGTGCTCCCCTTGATCGATCTCAAAAATAGAATGACCGCCTTCAAAATTATGCCGTTTGACCAGGCCCGCTGCTTCAAATTGCGTGAGCACCCGA includes:
- the fur gene encoding ferric iron uptake transcriptional regulator; its protein translation is MEDQELRKAGLKVTLPRIKVLKILENADPHHMSAEDVYRKLIEMGEDVGLATVYRVLTQFEAAGLVKRHNFEGGHSIFEIDQGEHHDHLVCVHCSKVEEFVDALIEDRQAVIAKKSKFRMTDHNLTIYGICHDCEKQSFEGQRACLKIAHFIAIR